In the Clarias gariepinus isolate MV-2021 ecotype Netherlands chromosome 10, CGAR_prim_01v2, whole genome shotgun sequence genome, tatgcagacttAATAAACATACATAACAAAATTGGTAAAGCACATAATATGAgcctaagacttttgcccaatactgtatatattaaaattatcgtaacaaaaaaaaatgtagaaggaCGTGTTTATGCACCCATCTCATGACAGTGTCAATTTGTATATTTGCAAAGACCAGTCTTTTTTACCACCAGGTTAAAATGACTAACTTAATGCATATAGATTAAAGAGTCTATAGGGTAAATGTGACAATGGTTTATTATGGCATaaacagaacataaattcatgGGGGGAAAAGAAAGTACATCCTTCTTCTATTGTGTgtggtttaatttattttttattaacttcaggtgaccaaaaaaaaaaaaaagtgtgtattaatttagagagaataaaaaataatattgctaATAAATCGCATACTGGTTAATCATCAAGTAGTGTGTCCTTTTATTAGCAGAATATTTTGGCAGGATTGTGTACTAGAGCATTCATCTGtctctctacagtacatcatgCCAAAACGTAAGGACATCAGCTGTGACCTCAGAGAAGCAACTATTACTGCTCTTCAGTCTGGAGAGGGTTATAACACCGTCTCCAAACAACCTGAAATTCACCattatatagtaaaaaaaaaaaaaggctgtttacAAATAGAAAGCTTTAAAGGCCAATCTTCCCTCAAGTGCATGTCAGTTCAGTTCAATATGAGATTGTTTATTACAGTGCGATATGAAGGAAAATCCTCTTGTCCTATCATGTGACCTACAAGCCTATGCAAGCACATTAAGTGTTATTGTTTGTGACAGCTCAATcagaaaaagattaaataagTATGGCTTTCATAAAAGGGTGGCTTGGAGGAGAAAGACATAAATGTGGAGAATGAGGTAAGTTTGGAAAATTGCTTCTTAACAAACTTCAAAATTTTTGGAGTAAGGTGTAGATGTTTGGTCAACAAGCACAGCACCATGTTTGATAAAAACCAAACAGTTTATATATGATTTGGGCTTTTGTTTTGTAGCCATAGAATCAGGGGGAAACTAAGACAGTGAGCAACTTCACTTCATACTGTATTAGAATATTCCTAAAACAAATGTAAAGCCGTGTGTCCAAGCAGCTTAAGCTGGGCTAAAATTGGGTCATGTAACATCCCATATGCCCCAGTAAATCAACATCTTAATGGCttaagaaagggaaaaaaaagaaaaaaggtaaaagTCTAGACATCAGACGCATTGAGTTGCTCCTGGATCTCAAAAGATCTGTGCATAAAAGCATGCTGTCAATAACGATCTAATGCAATTTAATAAAGAAGAGTGGGATAAAATCTATCTAAAACAATTAGAGAGACTGATGAACCCCTGCAGAAAACATTTTACTTCATGTTATTTTtgctaaattaacatttttagcaTGTTACTGTACTGAATTATAGCATGGACTTATTTATTCCCGATTTTCAAATATTGGTTTACATTtaggaaaccaaaaaaaaccactgtataaaatatagatttaatctatagatataatttttttttggtcacctAAGGTTATTTGTTTGCAGTTATTAGTTAATAATTGTTGACCACACAGCAATTCGTATTAGGGCCCTGATGAATAAATAACCAAGAATTGCGAGTAGATGTAAATCTGTTCTGTGTACATCTTTTGGCACCTCCTAAGACCAAGCTTCATACCACGGAAGTGCGGACTTTTTGCTCAGAATAGGAGTCACACCTAAGGAGTATTTGAAGATGCCTCAGAATGTTAATGCTTTTAAATCTGGTCTTAAAACTTTtaggttttaaattatttgtagcACTTTAAGATTTGCTTttaatataaagtgcattataaataaaacttctcattatcattatttttattattattattaagggcTGATTCGTAATCATTTCCACTTTGACCTTTTGCCGTTTCCTCCCACCGCTCAGAGTGATCCGGCACAGAGACGTGCGGGCGTGCCACTATGGAGTGATCGATAAGTTCCGGCTGCAGGTGTCTGAGCAGAGCCAGAGGAAAGCTCTGGGCCGGAAGGAGGTGATGGCCACCCTGCTGCCCTCAGCAGCTCAGGAGCTGCCTCAAAGCCGGCCACAGGAGGAGGAGCGCAGGCTGAAGGAGCAGCTCGCTGACAGCTTGTTCTTTGAGCAGACTGCATTCCAGACAGGTACTGACTATCTGAACTGAAACTGTGGCATCTCATGAGATTCGAATCACGAATAAGCATGTGGGAGTCATGTCTACAGAATGTATCTGCTTTGTTTTCTATTGATATTATTAATTTGATATTTGTTGATTCTGAGCTTACAATTAACAGTCAGACAGTTAACATATAGATttgttatttgtatatttatttcttagtatattttaaaataattaaattggtTGTAAAGTTGGAGAGCACCAATGTCAATAATGGTGTCCGATACCCCGCCTCTTGATTTGTAGTGATAAACAAACACTATCACTTCCGCAACATCCACTGCCCCCTTATGCTGTGTGATGAAAGCCTAGTGTACGGCGTTGTACTAATGAGCAGAAGGCACAGAGTCAGAGCAGTCCGAAAGTATTCCCTGACTAATGATGGCAATCAAAGCAAAGCAGACTACAAACTGTGCCTAGCAAATAGATCGAGAACAGAAACTGCAGCATCTTGCTACAATACATGTATTTTAATACATGaaacatcttaaacaacacaagAAGTTTATTACTGGCAGCATCTAGAAAAGTGAAAATAACAGCTCTTACCAGGTATGTTGTTGTTGACGATCAGCAGCTTGGTTCTTGGAGGACCCTGAGCCAATGAAGACCACTAGATGTGCTTTACCTGCTGTACACTACAGTTGTGTACACTACAAAGTGAATCTCTGTATTACAATCCTACTTCATACTGTAGCTAAGTTTGTATGGAGCCTAGTAGTGGCCggaggtggcacagtggttaacactgttacattgtgcctccagggtcgagggtttcgctttccaccttgggtctgtgtgcatggagtttgcatgttctccccatgcttggtgggtgtcCTTGGGGTTTTCTCCTGCAGTGTAGGGCAGTTTGGCATTCCCCCaaaaatttcctgtagtgttcTTCGTGACAACCtggcgaggagctggcaacccgaccccTTTTAAGTAACTGCCACTAAAACAAGGCACCAAATAGGCAGACCAAAGCACCAAACTTCCAAAAGTGTGtgggacattttttaaatagggGAAAGATAATACATGTTCCTCAAGTGATTGGACATTTTCCCAAAGGTTTATGGGTTTCATGCAGAGCTAAAAATATACTGGTATTGAGGTATTCTTCATAttcaaaatgtggaaatgttaCTAGATGATTCTGCAGTTCATTTTTATGTCACAGGATGGCAGCAGAAACTCTTGATCGTGAATAGTAATGTttcataaagtgtgtgtgtgtgtgtgtgtgtgtgtgtgtgtgtgtgtgtgttttcccacAGAGAACCGTGCAGCATCAGGGGGCCCGAGTCTGCTAACTGTCCTTTTGGGCCTTGTGTGTATGGCTGCCCTCATGCTCCCTACTCTGGGAGAGCAGGAATCCACAGTGCCTGTCTACCTCCACTTAAGTGTTAATAAGAAACTCGTAGCCGCTTACGTGTTAGGTGAGCTACACTGTTACAAAGTTATATCATAAGCAGTTATTAAACTATTAATtattcactcatcgtctataccgctttatcctgtatttagggtctcGGGGGGCCCTGAAGCCTTAAAAAAACTCATGTTAACACAGCTGGTGTTATGCATACCtacttacagtattttattttttactaatatGGTGTATTAATTTGACTGCATGTAGATATTGATACGTTTTTCCCCTATGTATGCAGGTCTTCTTACAATGGTTATCCTCCGCACATGAAATCAGCCACAGTCAGACGGCTTTGTACAGAGAGGAACTGAAGAAAACGAGAAGGGAAATAGACATTTGCACAACCAGAAGagttgtgagaaaaaaaaagggtgagcCCATGTGATAGATTAAAGCCACCCTTTTAACAGGAACTAACTGCTTAAATGATGTTACAAAAATGTACACTCAATGAAGATGCAAAGAGAATGGGGCAAGGGAGAAGGTGGATACCCAGAAACACTGACTGAGCTGGCGACTGAGCCACGCTGACTATCAGGGATGGTGGGAAGGAAGGGGTTGTGTGCATaaccatgattaaaaaaaaaaaaaaaaaaaaaagttaaattaaatgtgttttacttCATACCCTTGGTGTCTGTGCCGTTTTGTCGCTGCCGTAAAGCTTGTAACGAATTTGCATGAATTTTTTAGACACGCTGTTGCAGCACTTCTTGTTTGGTTTTCATTCATGCAAAATAAATGCTTATGAGGAATAAACAACACTTTAATAATTACCATGTACAAATCATTAAATAGTGAAAAAACAATGGAAGGTAGTGACAGTATTGAGGATTAGCCCATGATGCATTATTGAGTGGAAAAGTATGATAGGCAGGTTGGTCTGTTGCTAACTGTGTGTTGTATTGTCTATAAAAAATGGCATTTTGACCATAAACTGTGATGCtgaagtaaatgaaaaaaaaaaagccctccCTCAGGCTGTAAGTGTTATTTCACTGCACACATTCTGTCTGGTGCATTCAAGTTAAacgttgtgtgttttacatgcttACTATTTTCCAAAGTGTTTATAAGTTAGTGGCACGGTggccgtgcacctccagggtccggggttcgattcccgccatGGGGTCTgttcatatatttaatatatataatttgggCCTTGTGGAGAATTTATAGCTAATCATGCAGGTTGTATACCTATATGTACCCCAGGGATCTATAACACGTGTAAAACAGCACATAATTTGAAATTATTCattttggagtttgcatgttctccctgtggttggtgggtttcctcccacagtccaaagacatgcagattaagctaatcccaaattgcccatagttagtgatttgtgagtgtgtgtttgtgtgtgtaccccacctcgtgccttaagtctcctgggacaggctcctgGACTGTGCACAGGACAAAGTGACATAGACgatgtgtaagtgagtgagtttgtAAGTTAATGTTTGTAATAAGAGTGAAACAAATgcctggagagaaaaaaaaagacatttcgtTTAGTTAATAAACATGCAAGTGTTGAAAAAAGGCAAGACTTAAGTGATTTAATTTCAGTGTactctatatatatctatatacacCTATttgccataacattatgaccacccacctAATTTTGAGTAGGTCGCCCTTCTGCCACACAAACAACAGTTTTTTACCCATTGAGGCCTGGACTTTACTATGCACCTGAACGTTTGTTGTGGTCTCTGACACCAAGCTCTCAGCAGCAGCTCCTATAGAGCCTGTAAGTTGTGAGGTGGGGCCTTCATGGATCTGACTTGCTTTTTCAGCACGGACATGATCGGTTGTATTGAGATCTGGAGGATTTGAAGGTAAAGTCCACAGCTCAAACTCAGTGTTCCGCAGTTTTGCAGTGCGGAAGAAAGCTGTAAGAGGCTTTTGTTATAAAAAGTGACAAGCTTACAGTAACATTTACATATTcttgctaaaaaaataaataaaaaggacaaaAGCTTATACTCAGCAAGAAGCCAGGATATAAAATGTCCACACTGAATTGCCAGACAAATAATTTATTCTGTAATCTGAAGATCACTTAATAAAGGTGACAAGAAAATATCTTTTTTGTCCATTTAGAGCAGAGCTCAGCAAAGAACTCGACTCACTCAACAAGCTGAAGGTTTATGCTTTTGAAAGAGGACAGcgttcatttaaataaaatatcaagACATGTCCACAGGacgacaaaaagaaaaaaaaaaaacacacaaattggCAAATCAAACCACGAACACTTCAACCATCAAAACGTACAAAAAAGAGACCTGTGTCACCCCActtactgctttttttcctcttttaaaaAAGCACATTCAGAGAAAGGATGTATAATGCTGATTCACCTCAGCAATATTTCCAATATGGGGCAATAAACCACATTGTCAATTTCACTTCCATGAAAAACCAAAATTTACAATCATTTTcttgcaaataaaaacattctgttAATGATGCATCATGCTTTAAGGAAATAAAGccatttcttcctttttttaggGAAACAAATTgataaaaccatttacaaaaaatactatttactaaaataaaagcTCAAATAACAACTTACACAAGTACAATTTTTACATCTTTCTTATTTACAGACCATAAATGGCACACTACTTTCATGAATCAGTAGATGACCTTCGTCCAGACATGACTCATTTCTATTTCATGTTTAAACGACTCTGTTCTCTATACTTCTATTTATCTAACCTGCTTCAGGAATTCATCTCTAAAATTCCATTGACAGTGGTTTGCAGGAGTTCACCCTCCCCAAAAAAAACTGGATTAAAACAGAAAACTCATTGGTTTAAGGTTGGTTCAGTCACGCAGTGATGTTTCAGAGACACGTGAATAGGGATGAAGCCACTGCATTTAAAGGGCAGTAAAACACACTGCGAAGAGGcagtttatttctcttttagaaaaaaaaaaaaaaaaaaaaagtccttggATGGTAGGACAAATTGCAACTCAAGTCGGTCAAATGTGCTGTAGTGTTCAAATCCTGGATTTAGTGGTACACATCCCCATTAAAATTGCAACCAACCAACATTTGCTCTGGATTCCTAAGTAGCTGACGGCAATTATCATCTTCATTAGAAAAAACTTAATGAAGCACTAAGAGTGATACACAGCACTCATCAATGATGTTGCCACCTCCTCCTTCCATCTACACAAATAATGAAAGGCTAAGCCGTATACACTTGTCCGAAGGGAGACACAAACACTGTTGAAAATGTACTCAAGTGCAGACGGACCCAATTGTCAGTTATCTGCTCAAGCACTGCACACATTTTCTCCATCGCCCAATACAATTGACCAATAGCCATCACACcatatgtacatacatacaaaaaagaaaaaaactgggACCAAACAATAAGTTAAATTCTTTCACACCATACCTGACCTAAATGGTACAACTATGAGAGGGAATGCTTTACTCTGTAAGAGCttgatttatttgaatattaGCATTCCCCCTAATTTATGAGAGTTACAAGAACACAAATTCATAAAGAAACTACAGGGCTttgaaatgctgtttgttttatCAGGGGgcttcagccaaaacattacaCCTTTATATAGCAGCTGGTGCAATCAGCATTTCATCTTGGTGAAGTCTTCATCCCTGCCACTATGCCAAAATAGTCCTGTCCATCCAAAATACTTGGAGGGCTTCGGcttcatataatatatatatctcaTTACAGATCTTCCCCCAACtgtcttgttaaaaaaaagcaaataaatcaccagaaaaatcaaaaataaaagcagagCTGAGAAGGCATGGAACAAATGCACAAGAAACTCCAGAGAGTCATTCATGTGGCCTTTTGTGTAATATATACGCTGATCACTTAGGTGAAAGGTCCTGGAGTGGGGCGAAGGGAGAGTTGCTGGAGGAGGGTGAAACCCCTTCCATCTTAGCTGGAGAACCTGAAGAGGAGCCAACACTGCTGAGGCTTCCATCAAGCAGGTCAGATGATAAACTATAAGAAttagaaattaaaatacaaatacacatttagCTCAAAGACAGGGTAGTTAAAAAAATTGCCTGGAAAAAATAAAGTTGgtaaattattgggctgcatcaagaaaAGAGATTTAAAGGTTACTAAAACTGTGTTAAGAGCCCTTCAACATATCAtccaaacctgaaaaaaaaaaaaaaaatagtgctaAACTCTCAGTGTGGACGGAAGATCATGAATGGATTTGCATTTATGATCTtccttcaagaaaaaaaaaaaaacccaatagtaaaaaacatagctatgtttaaaagtgaaagtaagagaatttccacacacaggactaaactgtgtggtcataagaaaaccacttgttcaGGAAACTTCTCACATTAGTGAGGAGAAAAAGATGCTTACATTTGCTAGGGAGAATAAAAGATTAGAatttggagcaatgaaaaaaaggTCACGTGGTGTGTTGGGTTCAGACTGACCCTATACCAGTAGGAAGGGTGCAtcaagggaagcacatgaagtgatggCACCCATTATGCATAGTAGCCACTCTacaagcagtgttatgatctggtgttgctttAGTTGATCATGTCTAGGCTCATTAATGACATATCTGACAAATTGAATAACCAGGTTTTTAccactggagttttttttctttctgatgcCCCAGGCATATTCtagaaaatttaaattgtaAGTGAGGTTCTAGACGCATGAgtaaacattttcacacatgaactgccaccacactgtgtgctgtaattaaagctaaatgcaaataaaatcttAGTGTGCAACTTtgtttggccaggcagtgcatTTAATGTGAATTAATCAtcttaaaagcataaacatgatttaagattttatatatatttatatatatattttcagtatTTAAGCTAAAATAATTATCAAATGACTACATAAATCAAATCACAACAGGAGACACACCATGAGCTGATTTCAGACAGATGGGTCGTCTCCGTGGACAACATGGTGGTGGTCCCCTGGAAGAGTCTCTTTGGCTGACTTTCTGCTTCCAACTCACCTGAAACTAGGAGTTGAAcgagttaataaaataaattaataaatcccAACATTATGTCTTGTTTAATTAACTTGTGTCCATAAGTAAACTATTGCCCATTTGTTTTGTGACCACCATCAAGATTGGCATGGAAAAGACCAAACATTTTCCTTAGTTTCGTACATAATACAGTGAACGTAACATTTTTACACTCCAGGTAAAATTGCAGCTTTTTCTGAATCAAGAATACAAGATTTTCATAATCCCCAACACCcaaaagttaaatgtttttttttttaatcatcaaaaagCACCATCATCTCTTTTTGATTTTCCTATAATTTTGCtcaaaatcaaaatcaaattgtGAGGGGATCCTTGTATATAATGATACAGGTTTTTGAAAAACTTTGGACCAGACCAGGGATGTTGCTGGGCCATCCCATAATATTGCCCTTCCTTAATAAAATCTGATTTGTGCTTTGGGTGCGTCTTTTTATtggcaaaattaaaaaaaatttcagcatATACAGTAAGCGAGCTGCTGGATTTGTGCTAAAATAAACTGGTACTTGCTTGTACTGCATACAagttacatgcaaaaaaaaaaaaaaaaaaaaaaaaaagatgcaagcTGGGCttccatcaatttttttttattcttttgttttattttactcatCAGTAAAATTTTAACAATGAGAATATTGTAAAGCTCTTTGCAGGCCACATTTACATAAACCAAAAATCCTATAGAATTCTACAGGTGTTAACCAGCATCATTTCCTTGAATTGAATGGAACTGGTTAAGCAAACGGTCATATGCGCCATTACAATTGTATCCACAATTATGCAACTGTGTtacttgtgtttttgtgttcctTCTTCTCTTATGCTGTCTGCATAAGAGCCAAGACAACAATAACTGGCCATGGCATATGTGACAAGGGGAGAAAGGAATAGCACCCCACTCAGTCAGAACTCCATGATGGGGTCGAGAAATCATGACATTGAATCCTACAGACAATTTGAAACCCAAATTAGAGGCCACAGACAGCCTTGGACACCACCACTCCGGACTCTGCACAGTCTTAATTCTGTAAGCAAGCTGATAATTTTACCTTTCCGTTTGATAGGCCCCAAAATGCTGGGTCGAATGCAGTTAATGGGGCTCTGACTCCTCCTgctgctaaacacacacaacaggtttttaccaaaagtttttttaatataaaaataacttgTCAAGTGAAAGTGTACACATTCACCTGAAGCGACGTGTTGGACTGGGGATGGGGCTGGGAGTTAGGCCATTACTGCTCACCAAGATTTGCAGAGATGGGGAGAAGCACTGCTGCTCATCAAGGACATCAAAATCAGGACAAGAGAAGAATATATCAAGCGAAGCACTACACAATCATAACGCACACAATACCTTCTTCCCAATTCCTCTGGTGGGAGATGGAGCCGGAGACACAGGCACAAAATCAATACGCTTCGGGGACGATGATGAGGACTTCTCAAAATCATTGTCACTCTAGGATAAAACAGGATATACACGCAGTCAATTCACAAATACATTTATCAATTTATGTTTCTTAGGATTCTTATGCATAATTATAGGAGTGCTATACTACCAATGCAGTCTGCTCTTGAGAGACTGCTGGCCCTGTTAACTCCATGTTACTATAGCATGCTGTTTCTACATCCACAATCTCATCGTTGGGAAAGGGTGGACGTGTTGTGGCAGCAAAGCCACTgcatgcaaacttttttttttttataatttatctgtgtttttttgATATAGTTTAAAGGTAGCCTACATCAAAATACACAAAGCTTGTGCATTTCTTAAACAAGTGTTACAGAAGACAAAAATGCTTTGAGTTGTATAAAGTACCTGATGTACAACACCACGGTGTTATAGTAAGCCTTACCAGACTAAGACTTTCCTCCCATGACTGGCTCATTTGCATGGCTGCCTGCACCTCCCTAATTGACCCAAAAAGATGAGATAAAAGATGATAAATCAggaaacaaaaaattttaaacaaatggaTGAACACAAGACCACAGAGTGTTTGTTGATGCCAAAATTTCATCTGTTCAAAAAATGGTTTGTTATAGTCACCCATAATGAAGAAGATAACAGCATCCGGAAAGCCAGTTATTTACCGTTCATGAGCTGTTTCCCTGTTCATCACATCG is a window encoding:
- the mospd1 gene encoding motile sperm domain-containing protein 1, which translates into the protein MQQHSRQPDLVEGRLPVFVFPTELFFYADEQASHKQVLTLYNPYEFALKFKVLCTAPNKYAVVDATGAVKPQCCVDIVIRHRDVRACHYGVIDKFRLQVSEQSQRKALGRKEVMATLLPSAAQELPQSRPQEEERRLKEQLADSLFFEQTAFQTENRAASGGPSLLTVLLGLVCMAALMLPTLGEQESTVPVYLHLSVNKKLVAAYVLGLLTMVILRT
- the pabir2 gene encoding protein FAM122B isoform X1, producing the protein MNNQAMMAQEKMELDLDMPSALLQGDGHLRRSNSEPMINGLSDTSQVFQREILRSRRNSTTLVNRPNMVPSSPVRIPSTRLERIKQEEGVDVMNRETAHEREVQAAMQMSQSWEESLSLSDNDFEKSSSSSPKRIDFVPVSPAPSPTRGIGKKQCFSPSLQILVSSNGLTPSPIPSPTRRFSSRRSQSPINCIRPSILGPIKRKVSGELEAESQPKRLFQGTTTMLSTETTHLSEISSCLSSDLLDGSLSSVGSSSGSPAKMEGVSPSSSNSPFAPLQDLSPK
- the pabir2 gene encoding protein FAM122B isoform X2, giving the protein MNNQAMMAQEKMELDLDMPSALLQGDGHLRRSNSEPMINGLSDTSQVFQREILRSRRNSTTLVNRPNMVPSSPVRIPSTRLERIKQEEGVDVMNRETAHEREVQAAMQMSQSWEESLSLSDNDFEKSSSSSPKRIDFVPVSPAPSPTRGIGKKQCFSPSLQILVSSNGLTPSPIPSPTRRFSRRSQSPINCIRPSILGPIKRKVSGELEAESQPKRLFQGTTTMLSTETTHLSEISSCLSSDLLDGSLSSVGSSSGSPAKMEGVSPSSSNSPFAPLQDLSPK